A single window of Pseudoduganella plicata DNA harbors:
- the pcaF gene encoding 3-oxoadipyl-CoA thiolase, producing the protein MNEAYICDAIRTPFGRYGGALAGVRADDLAALPIAALIERNPGVDWSQVDDVLVGCANQAGEDNRNVGRMAALLAGLPPAVPANTINRLCGSSLDTIGTAARAIKAGEAHLMIAGGVESMTRAPFVMGKADTAFSRTAKIEDTTIGWRFVNPRMKEQYGIDSMPETAENVAQQFNVNRADQDAFALRSQQRWAAAHEAGLFKAEIVPVTLHSKKGESKVFDTDEHPRPDTSIEQLAKLKGVVKADGTVTAGNASGVNDGACAVLLASSKAVEQYGLRPRAKVLGMATAGIEPRIMGFAPAPASKKLLAQLGLTIDQMDVIELNEAFAAQGLAVTRDLGLPDDAPHVNPNGGAIALGHPLGASGARLVTAAVNQLERTGGRYALCTMCIGVGQGIALVIERV; encoded by the coding sequence ATGAACGAAGCCTATATTTGCGACGCCATCCGTACCCCTTTCGGCCGCTATGGCGGCGCCCTGGCGGGCGTCCGCGCGGACGACCTGGCCGCGCTGCCCATTGCTGCGCTGATCGAGCGTAACCCCGGCGTCGACTGGTCGCAGGTCGACGACGTGCTGGTCGGCTGCGCCAACCAGGCGGGCGAGGACAACCGCAACGTGGGCCGCATGGCCGCGCTGCTGGCGGGACTGCCGCCTGCCGTGCCGGCCAATACGATCAACCGCCTGTGCGGCTCCAGCCTGGACACCATTGGCACGGCCGCCCGTGCCATCAAGGCCGGGGAAGCCCACCTGATGATTGCCGGCGGCGTGGAAAGCATGACGCGCGCGCCGTTCGTCATGGGCAAGGCCGATACGGCGTTCTCGCGCACCGCGAAGATCGAGGACACGACGATCGGCTGGCGCTTCGTCAATCCGCGCATGAAGGAGCAGTACGGCATCGATTCCATGCCGGAGACGGCGGAAAACGTGGCGCAGCAGTTCAATGTGAACCGCGCTGACCAGGATGCGTTCGCGCTGCGCAGCCAGCAGCGCTGGGCCGCCGCGCACGAGGCGGGGCTGTTCAAGGCGGAGATCGTGCCTGTCACGCTGCACTCGAAAAAGGGCGAGTCGAAGGTATTCGACACCGACGAGCATCCCCGTCCCGACACATCGATCGAACAGCTGGCAAAGCTGAAGGGCGTCGTCAAGGCCGACGGCACCGTCACGGCCGGGAACGCGTCCGGCGTCAACGACGGCGCCTGCGCCGTGCTGCTGGCGTCAAGCAAGGCCGTCGAGCAGTATGGCCTGAGACCGCGCGCCAAAGTGCTGGGCATGGCCACGGCGGGCATCGAGCCGCGCATCATGGGCTTCGCTCCCGCGCCCGCGTCGAAAAAGCTGCTGGCGCAGCTGGGCCTGACGATAGACCAGATGGACGTCATCGAACTGAATGAAGCCTTTGCCGCGCAGGGCCTGGCCGTCACGCGCGACCTGGGACTGCCGGACGACGCGCCGCACGTCAATCCGAACGGTGGCGCCATCGCCCTGGGCCACCCGCTGGGTGCCTCCGGCGCACGGCTCGTCACGGCCGCCGTCAACCAGCTGGAGCGCACGGGCGGGCGCTATGCGCTCTGCACGATGTGCATCGGCGTGGGGCAGGGCATCGCCCTCGTGATCGAGCGGGTCTGA
- the paaZ gene encoding phenylacetic acid degradation bifunctional protein PaaZ, which yields MTTTLQSYIAGRWHGKEAHTPLHSALHNQLIYHTHAEAIDFAEAVDYGRRTGVPGLMKLDFQGRAATLKALALYLMERKEELYHISHLTGATRPDSWVDVEGGIGTLFAYASMGSRELPSSNVLHEGPAIALGKRGGFAGTHILVPKGGIAVHINAFNFPIWGLLEKFAPSFLAAMPCIGKPATATSYLTEALVRMVHESNLLPAGALQLVIGSTGDLLDRLTGFDAVTFTGSADTAAKLRSNRHLIANSVPFTAEADSLNCAILAPDVTPSDPEFDLFVKEVAREMTGKAGQKCTAIRRIIVPRQQADAVAERLRDRLAKVTVGDPSVDGVRMGALASKDQQRDVAAQVERLLAGNELLYGRPDELRLVGDGVHDGAFFSPTLVMCRNAMDNDAVHDVEAFGPVSTLMTYDGIDEALALAARGKGSLVSTLVTKDPATAAYAVPMAAAHHGRVLVLEREASVDSTGHGSPLPQLKHGGPGRAGGGEELGGIRAVKHFLQRAAVQGSPTMLSAITGEYVRGGAVRESDVHPFRKHFEDLQVGDSLLTHRRTVSEADIVNFGGVSGDYFYMHFDEIAAKDTQFGKRIAHGYFVLSAAAGLFVSPAPGPVLANYGLDNLRFITPVAIGDTIRARLTCKRKVDRNRKDDKGIGQGVVAWDVQVTNQNDELVASYDILTLVSKRT from the coding sequence ATGACCACCACCCTGCAAAGCTACATCGCCGGCCGCTGGCACGGCAAGGAAGCGCACACGCCGCTGCACAGCGCTCTGCACAACCAGCTGATCTATCACACCCACGCCGAAGCCATCGACTTCGCCGAAGCGGTCGACTATGGCCGCAGGACCGGCGTGCCGGGGCTGATGAAGCTGGACTTCCAGGGGCGCGCGGCAACGCTGAAGGCGCTGGCGCTGTACCTGATGGAGCGCAAGGAAGAGCTGTACCACATCTCGCACCTGACCGGCGCCACGCGTCCGGACAGCTGGGTGGACGTGGAAGGCGGCATCGGCACCCTGTTCGCCTATGCCAGCATGGGCAGCCGCGAGCTGCCGTCATCCAACGTGCTGCACGAAGGGCCGGCCATCGCGCTGGGCAAGCGGGGCGGCTTCGCCGGCACCCACATCCTCGTGCCGAAGGGCGGCATCGCGGTGCACATCAACGCGTTCAACTTCCCCATCTGGGGCCTGCTGGAAAAATTCGCGCCCAGCTTCCTGGCCGCGATGCCGTGCATCGGCAAGCCCGCCACGGCAACGAGCTACCTGACGGAGGCGCTCGTGCGCATGGTGCACGAGTCGAACCTGCTGCCGGCGGGAGCATTACAACTCGTGATCGGCAGCACGGGCGACCTGCTGGATCGCCTGACCGGTTTCGATGCCGTGACGTTCACCGGCTCGGCCGACACGGCGGCGAAGCTGCGCAGCAACCGTCACCTGATTGCCAACTCGGTGCCGTTCACGGCGGAGGCGGACTCGCTGAACTGCGCGATCCTGGCCCCGGACGTGACCCCAAGCGATCCGGAGTTCGACCTGTTCGTCAAGGAAGTGGCGCGGGAGATGACGGGCAAGGCGGGCCAGAAATGTACGGCAATCCGCCGTATCATCGTGCCGCGGCAGCAGGCCGACGCCGTCGCGGAGCGCCTGCGCGACCGTCTGGCGAAGGTCACCGTGGGCGACCCGTCGGTCGACGGCGTGCGCATGGGCGCGCTGGCGTCAAAAGACCAGCAGCGCGACGTGGCGGCGCAGGTCGAGCGGCTGCTGGCGGGGAACGAGCTGCTGTACGGCCGTCCGGATGAACTGAGACTGGTCGGCGACGGTGTCCACGACGGTGCCTTCTTCTCGCCGACATTGGTCATGTGCCGCAACGCGATGGACAACGATGCCGTGCACGACGTGGAAGCGTTCGGTCCTGTCAGCACCCTGATGACGTATGACGGCATCGACGAAGCGCTGGCGCTGGCGGCCCGCGGCAAGGGCAGCCTTGTGTCCACGCTGGTGACGAAGGACCCGGCCACGGCCGCCTATGCGGTGCCGATGGCCGCGGCCCACCACGGCCGCGTGCTGGTGCTGGAGCGCGAGGCGTCCGTCGATTCGACCGGCCACGGCTCGCCGCTGCCGCAACTGAAGCACGGCGGCCCGGGGCGCGCCGGCGGCGGCGAGGAACTGGGCGGCATCCGCGCCGTGAAGCACTTCCTGCAGCGCGCCGCCGTGCAGGGATCGCCGACGATGCTGTCGGCGATCACGGGCGAGTACGTACGCGGCGGCGCGGTGCGTGAAAGCGACGTGCACCCGTTCCGCAAGCACTTCGAGGACCTGCAGGTGGGCGACTCGCTGCTGACGCACCGCCGCACGGTCAGCGAAGCGGACATCGTCAACTTCGGCGGCGTCTCGGGCGACTATTTCTATATGCATTTCGACGAGATCGCGGCAAAGGATACGCAGTTCGGCAAGCGCATCGCGCACGGCTACTTCGTGCTGTCGGCCGCTGCCGGCCTCTTCGTCTCGCCGGCGCCGGGCCCCGTGCTGGCCAACTACGGCCTGGACAACCTGCGCTTCATCACCCCCGTCGCCATCGGCGACACGATCCGCGCCCGCCTGACGTGCAAGCGCAAGGTGGACCGCAACCGCAAGGACGACAAAGGCATCGGCCAGGGCGTCGTCGCGTGGGACGTGCAGGTGACGAACCAGAACGACGAGCTGGTGGCCAGCTATGACATCCTGACTCTCGTGTCGAAGCGGACCTGA
- the paaH gene encoding 3-hydroxyacyl-CoA dehydrogenase PaaH: MMTVKLEPGSVIAVIGSGAMGAGIAQVAAAAGHTVKVYDTRPDAITIALAGIGTIYSRLADKGRMTHAEADAARARLHGVSSLADVADAALVVEAIVEDLDVKRGLFAELEGIVAEDAILASNTSSISITAIGAKLRRPGRLVGMHFFNPVPLMQLVEVISGVATDAAVAQAVYDTAASWGKSPVHAKSTPGFIVNRVARPFYAEGWRLLQEQAADAPTIDAVLREAGGFRMGPFELMDLIGHDVNYSVTRSVFDAYYGDPRFAPSVLQQELVNAGYLGRKSGRGLYPYGANAAPQPVRTESALARPEFVGHSLEAGADGRQTAAMLGRLRAHGIDVHQRHSAEGHQHEAPAFHCNGAAIYLTDGRTATERARANRHDDTVVFDLVFDAATATRIAVAAADQCSLAAFNSAVALFQAAGFAVTRLDDVPGLVVMRTVAMLANEAADAVYQGVCSAAAADTAMQKGVNYPRGPLAWADAVGVGHVVTVLENLAASYGEDRYRVSPLLRRRQAAGKNIHA; encoded by the coding sequence ATGATGACCGTCAAACTGGAACCGGGCAGCGTCATCGCCGTCATCGGCAGCGGCGCCATGGGCGCCGGCATCGCGCAGGTCGCGGCCGCCGCCGGGCACACCGTCAAGGTGTACGACACCCGTCCGGACGCCATTACCATCGCGCTGGCCGGCATCGGCACCATCTACAGCAGGCTGGCGGACAAGGGCAGGATGACGCACGCGGAGGCCGACGCCGCCCGCGCCCGGCTGCACGGCGTGTCGTCGCTGGCCGACGTGGCCGATGCGGCCCTCGTGGTGGAAGCCATCGTCGAGGACCTGGACGTGAAACGTGGTCTGTTCGCGGAATTGGAAGGCATTGTCGCGGAGGATGCGATCCTGGCCTCGAACACGTCGTCGATTTCGATCACGGCCATCGGCGCCAAGCTGCGCCGGCCGGGCCGCCTGGTCGGCATGCACTTCTTTAACCCGGTGCCTTTGATGCAGCTGGTCGAAGTCATTTCCGGCGTGGCTACCGATGCGGCGGTCGCGCAGGCGGTCTACGACACGGCGGCCAGCTGGGGCAAGAGCCCCGTGCACGCGAAATCCACGCCCGGCTTCATCGTCAACCGCGTGGCGCGGCCGTTCTATGCCGAAGGCTGGCGCCTGCTGCAGGAACAGGCAGCCGATGCCCCGACCATCGATGCCGTGCTGCGCGAGGCGGGGGGCTTTCGCATGGGTCCATTCGAGCTGATGGACCTGATCGGGCACGACGTCAATTATTCCGTGACCCGCTCCGTGTTCGACGCCTACTACGGCGATCCGCGCTTTGCGCCATCGGTGCTGCAGCAGGAGCTGGTCAATGCCGGCTACCTGGGCCGCAAATCGGGGCGGGGCCTGTATCCGTACGGCGCCAATGCCGCGCCGCAGCCGGTGCGCACGGAATCGGCGCTGGCGCGTCCCGAATTCGTCGGCCACAGCCTGGAAGCAGGTGCGGACGGCCGCCAGACGGCGGCGATGCTGGGGCGCCTCCGTGCGCACGGGATCGACGTCCACCAACGCCATTCGGCCGAAGGCCACCAGCACGAAGCGCCGGCGTTCCACTGCAATGGTGCCGCCATCTACCTGACGGACGGGCGCACGGCAACGGAACGCGCCCGCGCCAACCGGCACGACGACACGGTGGTGTTCGACCTGGTCTTCGACGCCGCTACGGCCACGCGCATCGCCGTTGCCGCCGCCGACCAGTGCAGCCTGGCCGCCTTCAACAGCGCCGTCGCGCTGTTCCAGGCAGCCGGCTTTGCCGTCACGCGGCTGGACGACGTGCCGGGCCTGGTGGTCATGCGCACTGTCGCCATGCTGGCCAACGAGGCGGCCGATGCCGTGTACCAGGGCGTGTGCAGCGCCGCCGCGGCCGATACCGCCATGCAGAAGGGCGTGAACTATCCGCGCGGACCGCTGGCGTGGGCCGATGCGGTCGGCGTCGGCCACGTCGTCACGGTGCTGGAAAACCTGGCTGCCAGCTATGGCGAAGACCGTTACCGCGTGTCGCCGCTGTTGCGCCGCCGCCAGGCGGCAGGAAAGAACATCCATGCGTGA
- the paaE gene encoding 1,2-phenylacetyl-CoA epoxidase subunit PaaE produces the protein MSKFHPLPVAKVHNETRDCIAVTFAVPPELQDSFRFQQGQHLTLRALVGDEDLRRSYSICSAVQDGCLRVAIKRTQGGAFSTWANENLKAGHVVDVMPPMGHFNVPLDASQAKNYLAFAAGSGITPILSIVKTTLLTEPQSRFTLFYGNRASSSVIFKNELMELKDTYLERLNIVYVMSREQQDIDLFNGRITKEKTQQFLQHWIDIADYDTAFICGPEDMMHGVSEALQEAGMPKSNIKVELFAASIPKHQHKARALDAQAAQHLTEVTVIQDGNAATFTMEKDKESILDAGLRAGLEMRYSCKGGVCSTCRCKVVDGKVDMDVNYALEDYEIARGFVLSCQSFPATDKVVIDFDQAE, from the coding sequence ATGAGCAAATTCCATCCGCTGCCCGTAGCGAAGGTGCATAACGAAACCCGCGACTGCATTGCCGTCACGTTTGCCGTGCCGCCCGAGCTGCAGGACAGCTTCCGCTTCCAGCAGGGCCAGCACCTGACCCTGCGCGCGCTGGTCGGTGACGAAGACTTGCGCCGCTCGTACTCGATCTGCTCGGCGGTGCAGGACGGCTGCCTGCGCGTGGCCATCAAGCGCACACAGGGCGGTGCGTTCTCCACGTGGGCCAACGAGAACCTGAAAGCGGGTCACGTCGTCGACGTGATGCCGCCGATGGGGCACTTCAACGTGCCGCTGGACGCCTCGCAAGCGAAAAACTATCTCGCGTTCGCGGCCGGCAGCGGTATCACGCCGATCCTGTCGATCGTCAAGACGACTTTGCTGACGGAGCCGCAGAGCCGCTTCACGCTCTTTTACGGCAACCGTGCCTCGTCGTCCGTCATCTTCAAGAACGAACTGATGGAGCTGAAGGACACGTATCTGGAGCGCCTGAACATCGTCTACGTGATGAGCCGCGAACAGCAGGACATCGACCTGTTCAACGGCCGCATCACGAAGGAAAAGACGCAGCAGTTCCTGCAGCACTGGATCGACATCGCCGACTACGACACGGCATTCATCTGCGGCCCGGAGGACATGATGCATGGCGTCTCGGAAGCGCTGCAGGAAGCGGGCATGCCGAAATCGAACATCAAGGTCGAGCTGTTTGCCGCATCCATTCCGAAGCACCAGCACAAGGCGCGCGCGCTCGACGCCCAGGCGGCCCAGCACCTGACGGAAGTGACGGTGATCCAGGACGGCAACGCCGCCACGTTCACGATGGAGAAGGACAAGGAATCCATTCTGGACGCGGGCCTGCGCGCCGGCCTGGAAATGCGTTACTCATGCAAGGGTGGCGTATGCTCGACGTGCCGCTGCAAGGTTGTCGACGGCAAGGTCGATATGGACGTGAACTATGCGCTGGAAGACTACGAGATCGCGCGCGGCTTCGTGCTGAGCTGCCAGAGCTTCCCGGCCACGGACAAGGTCGTCATCGACTTCGACCAGGCGGAATAA
- the paaD gene encoding 1,2-phenylacetyl-CoA epoxidase subunit PaaD, whose protein sequence is MSPAVATRLTEEQVWTWLADVPDPEIPVISVVDLGIVRAVRIEGEAVSVTITPTYSGCPAMQVIDEAVRAALREHGVGNVTIVTQLSPAWTTDWMSDAGKARLKGYGIAPPAQQVIDISGLRGGLAAAVSRRAAPPPVVACPYCGSTHTELTSQFGSTPCKALYKCRDCREPFDYFKCH, encoded by the coding sequence ATGTCCCCCGCTGTCGCCACCCGGCTGACGGAAGAGCAGGTCTGGACCTGGCTGGCCGACGTGCCGGACCCGGAAATCCCCGTCATCTCCGTCGTCGACCTGGGCATCGTGCGCGCCGTGCGGATCGAAGGGGAAGCCGTCAGCGTGACGATCACGCCGACGTATTCCGGCTGTCCGGCGATGCAGGTCATCGACGAGGCGGTGCGCGCCGCATTGCGCGAGCACGGCGTGGGCAACGTCACCATCGTCACGCAGCTGTCGCCGGCATGGACGACGGACTGGATGAGCGACGCCGGCAAGGCCAGGCTGAAAGGCTATGGCATCGCGCCGCCCGCCCAGCAGGTGATCGACATCTCGGGCCTGCGGGGCGGCCTGGCCGCAGCGGTATCCCGCCGCGCCGCGCCGCCGCCTGTCGTGGCCTGCCCGTACTGCGGCTCGACGCATACGGAGCTGACCAGCCAGTTCGGCTCCACGCCATGCAAGGCCCTGTACAAATGCCGCGATTGCCGCGAGCCGTTCGATTACTTCAAGTGCCACTGA
- a CDS encoding phenylacetic acid degradation protein PaaY produces the protein MVKVYEINGIRPVVHPSAYVHPSAVLIGDVIVGPRCYVGPLASLRGDFGRLVLEEGCNLQDTCVMHGFPGADTVVEVDGHIGHGAVLHGCRIGRNALVGMNAVVMDNAAVGAESIVAAMCFVKAGMEIPPRSMVIGTPARIVREVTDAELAWKNVGTGQYHELAVRSLETMREVEALAAPEPGRQRMQWESSLPLHQVKR, from the coding sequence ATGGTCAAGGTCTACGAGATCAACGGCATCCGGCCCGTCGTCCATCCGAGTGCGTACGTACACCCGAGCGCGGTGCTGATCGGCGACGTGATCGTCGGCCCGCGCTGCTACGTCGGCCCGCTGGCCTCGCTGCGCGGCGACTTCGGCCGGCTGGTGCTGGAAGAGGGCTGCAACCTGCAGGACACGTGCGTGATGCACGGTTTTCCGGGCGCGGACACGGTCGTCGAAGTGGACGGCCACATCGGCCACGGTGCCGTGCTGCACGGCTGCCGCATCGGCCGCAATGCACTGGTGGGCATGAATGCCGTCGTGATGGACAACGCCGCCGTCGGTGCCGAGAGCATCGTGGCGGCCATGTGCTTCGTCAAGGCGGGCATGGAGATCCCGCCGCGCAGCATGGTGATCGGCACCCCCGCGCGCATCGTGCGCGAGGTGACGGATGCGGAACTGGCGTGGAAGAACGTTGGCACCGGCCAGTACCATGAACTGGCGGTGCGCTCGCTGGAGACGATGCGCGAAGTCGAGGCGCTGGCGGCGCCCGAGCCGGGCCGCCAGCGCATGCAGTGGGAAAGCTCGCTGCCGCTGCACCAGGTAAAAAGATAA
- a CDS encoding M24 family metallopeptidase yields MGIGGKSVDEALAALSDMTAGAVPIARDEHLARIERAQAFMRRQGIAAIYLNAGANLLYFTGTKWHASERMVGAILPATGALEYIAPAFERDTLIDFMLVEGQVNCWEEHESPYALFIDVLARMGIAANADLPPRIGICESAAFFIYDGIRPLAAGYRLENARAVTAHCRTRKSAAEIALMQRAMDMTLAVHVATASILREGITTVEVEEFIARAHRKVGAPGSYFCIVLFGAATAFPHGVSYVQTLKAGDTVLIDTGCKLHNYISDITRTYVYGEPSERQRFVWNAEKAAQQAAFEAAQLGVPCEEVDAAARRSLVSSGFGPGYKLPGLPHRTGHGIGLDIHEWPYLVGGDTTPLDVGMCFSNEPMICVPGEFGIRHEDHFYMTAKGPAWFTQPARSIDDPFGLAA; encoded by the coding sequence ATCGGAATCGGCGGCAAATCGGTGGACGAAGCATTGGCAGCACTGTCGGACATGACAGCGGGCGCCGTCCCGATCGCGCGCGACGAGCACCTGGCCCGCATCGAGCGCGCGCAAGCCTTCATGCGCCGACAGGGCATTGCCGCGATCTACCTGAACGCCGGCGCCAACCTGCTTTATTTCACCGGCACGAAATGGCATGCCAGCGAACGCATGGTCGGCGCCATCCTGCCGGCCACGGGCGCGCTGGAATATATCGCCCCCGCCTTCGAGCGCGACACACTGATCGACTTCATGCTGGTCGAGGGCCAGGTCAACTGCTGGGAAGAACACGAAAGCCCCTACGCGCTGTTCATCGACGTGCTCGCGCGCATGGGCATTGCGGCCAACGCGGACCTGCCGCCGCGCATCGGCATCTGCGAAAGCGCCGCCTTCTTCATCTACGACGGCATCCGGCCGCTGGCTGCCGGTTACCGGCTGGAGAACGCCCGCGCCGTGACGGCGCACTGCCGCACCCGCAAGTCCGCCGCGGAGATCGCGTTGATGCAACGCGCGATGGACATGACCCTGGCGGTGCACGTGGCAACCGCCAGCATCCTGCGCGAAGGCATCACGACAGTCGAGGTGGAGGAATTCATCGCCCGCGCGCACAGAAAGGTTGGCGCGCCTGGCTCGTACTTCTGCATCGTGCTGTTCGGGGCCGCCACCGCGTTCCCCCACGGCGTCAGCTACGTCCAGACATTGAAAGCCGGCGACACGGTGCTGATCGACACGGGCTGCAAGCTGCACAACTACATCTCCGACATCACGCGCACCTATGTCTACGGCGAGCCGAGTGAACGCCAGCGCTTCGTCTGGAACGCGGAGAAGGCAGCGCAGCAGGCAGCGTTCGAAGCCGCGCAGCTGGGCGTGCCATGCGAGGAAGTGGACGCCGCCGCGCGTCGCTCGCTCGTCTCGAGCGGCTTCGGTCCGGGCTACAAGCTGCCCGGCCTGCCGCACCGCACGGGCCACGGCATCGGCCTGGATATCCACGAATGGCCGTACCTGGTGGGCGGCGACACGACGCCGCTGGACGTGGGCATGTGCTTCTCGAACGAACCGATGATCTGCGTGCCGGGCGAATTCGGCATCCGCCATGAAGACCATTTTTATATGACGGCGAAAGGACCGGCGTGGTTCACCCAGCCGGCGCGGTCAATCGACGATCCGTTCGGGCTGGCGGCGTAA
- the paaK gene encoding phenylacetate--CoA ligase PaaK, whose product MVQRQPAPADLEPIERASRDELQALQLQRLRKSLRHAYDNVAHYRAAFDAKGVHPDDLKTLSDLAKFPFSDKKTLRDNYPFGLFAVPREQVVRIHASSGTTGKATVVGYTKNDIDMWADMVARSIRAAGGRASDMVHISYGYGLFTGGLGAHYGAERLGCTVVPMSGGQTEKQVQLIQDFRPSIIMVTPSYMLNIIEEFRRQGLDAAESSLKVGIFGAEPWTGAMRGEIEQRAGIDAVDIYGLSEVIGPGVASECIESKDGPVIWEDHFYPEIIDPETGEVLPDGSEGELVFTSLTKEAMPVIRYRTKDLTRLLPPTSRAMRRMDKITGRSDDMLIIRGVNVFPTQIEELILKMPQLAPQYQLIVTRDGHLDKLDVVGELRPEITGTLTDNAVDSLARELEHHIKTYVGVTTKVRLLAADSIERTQTGKARRVLDKRPRN is encoded by the coding sequence ATGGTGCAACGCCAACCCGCGCCAGCGGATCTGGAACCGATCGAACGCGCCAGCCGCGACGAACTGCAGGCGCTGCAACTGCAGCGGTTGCGCAAGTCGCTGCGGCACGCCTACGACAACGTCGCGCACTACCGCGCCGCGTTCGATGCAAAGGGCGTCCATCCGGACGACCTGAAAACGCTGTCCGACCTTGCCAAATTCCCGTTCTCGGACAAGAAGACGCTGCGCGACAACTACCCGTTCGGCCTGTTCGCCGTGCCGCGCGAGCAGGTGGTGCGCATCCACGCGTCGAGCGGCACCACCGGCAAGGCGACAGTGGTCGGCTACACGAAAAACGATATCGACATGTGGGCCGACATGGTGGCGCGCTCGATCCGCGCCGCCGGCGGCCGCGCCAGCGACATGGTGCACATCTCGTACGGCTATGGCCTCTTCACTGGCGGTCTGGGGGCGCACTATGGCGCCGAGCGGCTGGGCTGCACCGTCGTGCCGATGTCCGGCGGCCAGACTGAAAAGCAGGTGCAATTGATCCAGGACTTCAGGCCCTCGATCATCATGGTCACGCCGTCGTACATGCTCAACATCATCGAAGAGTTCCGGCGCCAGGGGCTGGACGCGGCCGAGTCGTCGCTGAAGGTCGGCATCTTCGGCGCGGAGCCGTGGACGGGCGCGATGCGCGGCGAGATCGAGCAGCGCGCCGGCATCGACGCGGTCGACATCTACGGCCTGTCGGAAGTGATCGGCCCCGGCGTCGCCAGCGAGTGCATCGAGAGCAAGGACGGCCCCGTCATCTGGGAAGACCATTTTTATCCCGAGATCATCGACCCGGAAACGGGCGAGGTGCTGCCGGACGGCTCGGAGGGTGAGCTGGTCTTCACGTCGCTGACGAAGGAGGCGATGCCCGTCATCCGCTACCGCACCAAGGATCTGACCCGCCTGCTGCCGCCCACGTCGCGCGCGATGCGCCGCATGGACAAGATCACTGGCCGCTCGGACGACATGCTGATCATCCGCGGCGTCAACGTATTCCCCACGCAGATCGAGGAACTGATCCTGAAAATGCCCCAGCTGGCGCCGCAGTACCAGCTGATCGTGACGCGCGACGGCCATCTCGACAAGCTCGATGTCGTCGGCGAGCTGCGCCCCGAAATCACGGGCACGCTGACGGACAACGCCGTCGACAGCCTGGCGCGGGAACTGGAACATCACATCAAGACCTATGTCGGCGTCACCACGAAGGTACGCCTGCTGGCCGCCGACAGCATCGAACGCACGCAGACCGGCAAGGCCAGGCGCGTGCTGGACAAGCGACCGAGAAACTGA
- a CDS encoding DUF2846 domain-containing protein, giving the protein MAGPRQGPTGGLLPAGRTRFFAVAHAAVTPLTKPGITNEKHSETGRHRPAGALTGCAATGPKFDEQQANTPKLAADQGRVYFYRVNSMVGAAVQPDIKLDGAVVGESKPGGYIYADTSAGSHEAGTSTEATNNLSFVLDKGETKYVRTSVSMGLMVGRVKPELVGQEEALKEIAELSYIGKPAK; this is encoded by the coding sequence ATGGCTGGTCCTCGACAGGGACCAACTGGTGGGCTTCTACCTGCCGGCCGAACGCGGTTTTTCGCCGTTGCGCACGCCGCTGTCACTCCACTTACAAAACCAGGGATAACAAATGAAAAGCATTCTGAAACTGGGCGCCATCGCCCTGCTGGCGCGCTGACGGGTTGCGCTGCCACCGGTCCGAAATTTGACGAACAGCAGGCGAACACGCCGAAGCTGGCCGCCGACCAGGGCCGCGTCTACTTCTACCGCGTCAACAGCATGGTTGGCGCCGCCGTCCAACCGGACATCAAGCTGGACGGCGCCGTCGTCGGCGAGTCCAAACCGGGCGGCTACATCTATGCCGACACGTCGGCTGGCAGCCATGAAGCGGGAACGAGCACCGAAGCGACGAACAACCTGTCGTTCGTGCTGGACAAAGGCGAGACCAAGTACGTGCGTACGTCCGTGTCGATGGGCCTGATGGTCGGCCGCGTCAAGCCGGAGCTGGTCGGCCAGGAAGAAGCGCTGAAGGAAATCGCGGAACTGAGCTATATCGGCAAGCCCGCGAAGTAA
- the paaI gene encoding hydroxyphenylacetyl-CoA thioesterase PaaI, which produces MRDAAMTTPDTLAQAAGAAMFARDTASQGLGMTLDEIRPGYARMSMRIRPDMLNGHGTCHGGFIFTLADSAFAFACNSHNLVTVGAGCTIDYLAPGRQNDLLTAEAVERALAGKTGIYDVNVINQDGRIVATFRGKSHRIGGEVVPVQA; this is translated from the coding sequence ATGCGTGATGCCGCGATGACGACACCTGATACGCTGGCGCAGGCGGCGGGTGCCGCGATGTTCGCCCGCGACACGGCCAGCCAGGGACTCGGGATGACGCTGGACGAGATCCGCCCCGGCTACGCGCGCATGTCGATGCGCATCCGGCCCGATATGCTCAACGGCCACGGCACCTGCCACGGCGGCTTTATTTTCACGCTGGCGGACAGCGCGTTCGCGTTCGCCTGCAACAGCCATAACCTCGTGACCGTGGGTGCCGGCTGCACCATCGATTATCTGGCGCCCGGACGCCAGAACGACCTGCTCACCGCCGAAGCGGTCGAGCGGGCGCTCGCCGGCAAGACCGGCATCTATGACGTCAACGTCATCAATCAGGATGGCCGCATCGTCGCCACTTTCCGGGGCAAGTCGCACCGGATCGGCGGCGAAGTGGTCCCTGTCCAGGCTTGA